The following nucleotide sequence is from Mycosarcoma maydis chromosome 21, whole genome shotgun sequence.
TCTACCGAAGACCGATTGGAACAGCCCGCTTTTCTCTAGACCTGGCTTTGAGCGATTGCTTGCGTCCGCCCCACGTCCTTCTTCGGTCTTTGTGCCCAATCTTGCGGCTGCCGCATCATCTGCACCGGCATCGGCACCGGCAGCGGGAGGCAAGGGTAAGGGGAaaggtgctgcagctcctGTCAAGGGCGCCAACACCAAACTCAACCTTCCCGGGATCAAGTCTGCGAACAacgcgctcaagctgcacaTTCTACCTGGCGGACGCATGGTGCTCGGCCCGCTCAACGAGCCTACCGGCGTAGCAGCTGGTATGCTGTCTCAGAGTCGCGTAGCGCTTGAGCGATCGTCGGATGTCAAGGCCACTGATGACAAGTCGCTGGCAGAAGAGCTCAAGGCGGCCAGGATCGCGCTTCAGAACGAGCAGATAGGAGGCTCGTacgagcgattcgagccaCACGCTATTCTCAAGTCGATCGGCATTCAGCCGAATGCTCCGCTCGTATCGGCCGACAGCAACCCACTTGTGGCTGCCGTGCAAGCGCTCGCACTCAATGCCGATCTCGCTCCTCAAGCCAAACGCTTCGTCGCCAAAACCATCGCAGATCGAATTAGCTGCTGAATCATGCGCAATGTATCCGCATCTTGATCAATGTGTCGACACCTTTCTCAGACGTTGGAAACTCTCGCAAATGCCAGCATAAGCAGACCAGTAGGTGTCGATTCGTCTTTGTGCCAGTGTTGTTCGAGTGGGCTCGATCGAAGTGTGACAGGCAATCTGCTcgatgaagaagagaaAAAGGATGCAAAGGCGAAACGTAAAGTACATGTGATTCAAGCCGACTGCTGCTAGCCGCTTGGCGCTGTCATTTGAGAGCCGAAGACAAGTCCCTGGCTTTGCATCCGCCCGGCAGCAGGAACTCAAACTGTTTCTGATGGTCGATCAGTCCCCTGGGCAAATTGGCagtgctgttgctcttgacCTCTCCGTTCCAGCGGTACAGCAGCTCGCTCCACGTGTAGGCTTCCGGCAGCATGTCAAACAGATCCGTGCCTTGACAGATCTTGTCCAGGATGGCTTTTGGCTGCAAAAGTTGACGCCAATGCCGATTGCCAAACAGACGGTCGCTGTGACTGTAGGATTGCATCTTGAACTGATAGTCCGAGATACGGTTGAAGCAAGATGAGCAATGCCagccagcgtcgagcaggatgcgctcgctgctcttGCCGTGGTTGTAGCCAGTGTTTGTAGATGACCAGGCGTGTACCTGTGTTCTCCACGATTTGGCCGTCGTCTGGAATTCAAACGAGTAGACGTACGACTTGAGCGACAAATGCAACGGCAGCGGGGCCTGGCAGGACGAGAGCAACTGTACAGCACCGAGCGAGGGCAGTTCGTCAACGTCAGACATAATGATCAAGCTGTTTTCTGGTGGCTGGACGTGAGTTCGTAGCACGTCTGTGAcatgtcgtcgttgctcgCCTTTCATCGCAAGGGTCCTTTcacagcaagcagcgctcTGCCAGTGATGGTAAAATAGCGAATCTGTCATGATACTTTGCGTATCTACTNNNNNNNNNNNNNNNNNNNNNNNNNNNNNNNNNNNNNNNNNNNNNNNNNNNNNNNNNNNNNNNNNNNNNNNNNNNNNNNNNNNNNNNNNNNNNNNNNNNNAAGAGAAAGACAACGGTCAAGACGAAGCACGCCAAGCTGAAGAGCAAATATCTGCGACGCAGTGGATTGGACATGATGGTGTGCAGCGATTGATCATGATGGCGCCGACACACAACACGCCTTGGTGGGTGTTGGTCGACATGATCTGCCCAAGGACCTGCCTGGTACATACACCTGGATTTTCTTAGACGGACAGACATTCACACGATTCTTGACAAAGCGCATTTTATCCCAATTTTATTTCGCCACGCTGCAAACGCCTCCTGGGTCCATACGTGATTTCGGATCACGTTAGGCTCGCTTCAAGCGTCCCCAAGTGCAAACGTCAGCAAAGTGCCGctcatcacgaatcgtgaatcgtgaatcttggtGCTTGGCTCCGTTGGAACGCTCGTCGTTTTTGGCGCAGCTCGGTTGGGCGGTCTGGCGCTTCCTCGTAGGCACACTTGTGACTTCAGCCGCCAGTGCATGACTGAGTGTAACGGTGCACCGTGCACGGTATGGCCGTAGACCACACAGTTGGAGATTACAACTCAAGTCCGATTGGTAGTCTCCTTTTGGTATGGCGGTTTAGCTCAAAGTCACGCAGGGAACGTCAACAACGACCATGACGCACGACGCCTGCGCACAATTGTGTCCCGAGTACGTCCTAACATTCTGCAAGttggctcgtggctcgtggcttcCTTTTTCGCAACCCCGCAGCCCCTGACGCAGCCcccaagtcgtgagtctctCTACTCGTCCATCCTTTTCTCAACCCAGTCGGTACCTTTTTTGTCATCTTGTGCCAATGAGCGTACAGGTATGACACGTAGGCTTTGTCAAAAGAATACCTGACTGTCTGCAGAACTTCTAGCACGTATACGTCAAAAGAATACCTGACTGTCTGCAGAACTTCTAGCACGTATACGAATGGCATGCAGGAATCCACCGTGGGCCGCATCAGGAAAAGGTCCCATCACGCCGTGTGTGAATGAATTTCAGCGCCCAAGAACAAGTGGCCCGGCTTATCGCAAATGTAGCATGGATGAGACCCGTTGGATTTCCTGCTGGCGGCAGCCGATGTCGTGGGCTTGGGGGTTTTCGAATCGCCTCAGCCGTCCATCCTCTGAGTGCAGCTGTCGGACTGCGGCATCCAACATCTGGCTGCCGGCATCGTCCTTGTCAATGCTGTCGGTTTTGATAATGACCGACCAGTTAAGAACGTACCTGATCAGCCCTAACTCATCCTGCACTTTATGTGGAGCGGAAAGATGTAAGTTCTACCATGTATGACAACCTCAGGTGGGCGCTGAGGAACGCTTCTGACCTTTGCAACTCGACACAAGCCTGGACGACCGTGCTTCTACAACCTAGGTCGCCTACTTGCTCGCCTACGCATTCCGCGGCCTTGTGAGGGCAACTCATGTCCTCGGACGCCATGTTGACCAAGCTGCGCTTCGGCGTTGTGTGCTGAGCAGACACGTTCTGGCACTCGGCAACCTACTGCGCTTCTACCTTTTGCAAAACTGCCTCCTTTCCCAAGACGCACTTGGCTACTTGCTCGAGTTCAGGCTGCTGTCAGGCgcacagctcgacaagcttaGACAGAGCGCAGCTTGACTGCTCTCTGAATCCAATAGAATCGGACGCACTCGATTTGGTTGAGAGCTTCGACATGGTCGATTCGTATTGGTATCTCTGTTCGCCTTTGGATAGCAGCGACGGTCGCGCTTACGA
It contains:
- a CDS encoding uncharacterized protein (related to N-acetylglucosaminyltransferase (C-terminal fragment)); the protein is QRRHVTDVLRTHVQPPENSLIIMSDVDELPSLGAVQLLSSCQAPLPLHLSLKSYVYSFEFQTTAKSWRTQVHAWSSTNTGYNHGKSSERILLDAGWHCSSCFNRISDYQFKMQSYSHSDRLFGNRHWRQLLQPKAILDKICQGTDLFDMLPEAYTWSELLYRWNGEVKSNSTANLPRGLIDHQKQFEFLLPGGCKARDLSSALK